A window from candidate division TA06 bacterium encodes these proteins:
- a CDS encoding radical SAM protein: MNIVKVTGKPELARVYVASLRNDPNNLVEFVDACSPTLGDRLRKWVIIVSTQLGCPVNCLMCDAGGSYRGNLSSAEMLSQVQTVIADNGLDPNDCAKFKVQFARMGEPALNPQVMTALKDLSGLYPGVIPCIATIGPEDSSRWFSELLIVRDLFRDFQLQFSVNSTDEALRDAIMPYPKMPLAELAGYGQKFYRFGQRKVVLNFALQPQWPLDGAVLHRIFDPKFFAVKLTPTNPTATGSRNNLDLNENIDEINRKMEETAGALDRQGFLVIRSVGELEENKIGSNCGQAVRSFVDGMAV; this comes from the coding sequence ATGAACATTGTTAAAGTGACCGGCAAACCTGAACTGGCCCGGGTCTACGTGGCCAGCCTGCGGAACGACCCGAATAACCTGGTGGAATTCGTGGATGCCTGTTCTCCCACCCTCGGCGACAGGCTGAGGAAGTGGGTGATCATTGTCTCAACCCAACTTGGCTGCCCGGTGAATTGTCTGATGTGCGATGCCGGGGGCAGTTACCGTGGCAATTTGAGTTCAGCCGAGATGTTGTCGCAAGTCCAAACAGTGATCGCCGATAACGGCCTAGATCCCAACGATTGCGCCAAGTTCAAAGTTCAGTTTGCCCGGATGGGCGAGCCGGCCCTGAACCCCCAGGTGATGACCGCGCTGAAGGATTTATCCGGCCTTTATCCCGGAGTCATTCCCTGCATCGCCACCATCGGGCCAGAGGATTCCAGCCGCTGGTTCAGCGAGCTGCTGATAGTGCGGGACCTGTTCCGGGATTTTCAGCTGCAGTTCTCGGTCAATTCCACCGACGAGGCTTTGCGCGATGCCATCATGCCTTATCCCAAGATGCCATTGGCTGAACTGGCCGGCTATGGCCAAAAGTTTTACCGCTTTGGCCAGCGGAAGGTGGTTTTGAACTTTGCCCTGCAACCCCAGTGGCCGCTGGATGGGGCGGTTCTGCACAGAATATTCGACCCAAAGTTTTTTGCGGTCAAGCTGACGCCCACCAACCCGACCGCCACCGGTAGCAGGAACAATCTGGACTTGAATGAAAATATAGACGAGATAAACAGAAAGATGGAAGAAACGGCCGGGGCCTTGGACCGGCAGGGGTTTTTGGTGATCCGGTCGGTGGGCGAGTTGGAAGAGAATAAGATCGGCAGCAACTGCGGCCAAGCGGTGAGGAGTTTTGTCGACGGCATGGCTGTATAG
- a CDS encoding response regulator produces MPGYKILVADDEVNIVKIMEFELKKNGYEVFTANDGAEAFELAKQNTPDLILSDIMMPKMDGYELCQKVKEIPGMRGTPFIFLTAKTGQENRIQGYLLGASKYITKPCSRQELIKAIDMRLKLAEQAKKLFAQKAKKFTGDLSIISVFSLLDMFFIGNWSGYVEMGSGDGHRGLLEINDSRISAWNLDGASDEAALGNLLSWTQGKFAAEHV; encoded by the coding sequence ATGCCGGGATACAAAATATTAGTGGCCGATGACGAGGTCAATATCGTCAAAATAATGGAGTTCGAGCTTAAGAAGAACGGTTACGAGGTCTTCACCGCCAACGACGGCGCCGAAGCCTTTGAACTGGCTAAGCAGAACACTCCGGACCTGATTCTCTCGGACATCATGATGCCCAAGATGGACGGGTACGAGCTATGCCAGAAGGTCAAGGAGATACCTGGGATGCGGGGCACTCCGTTCATCTTCCTGACCGCCAAGACCGGCCAAGAGAACCGCATCCAGGGCTATTTGCTGGGCGCCTCCAAGTATATCACCAAGCCCTGCAGCCGCCAGGAACTGATCAAGGCCATAGACATGCGGCTGAAACTGGCCGAACAGGCCAAGAAGCTTTTCGCCCAGAAGGCCAAGAAATTCACCGGGGACCTGTCCATCATCTCGGTCTTCAGCCTGCTGGACATGTTCTTCATCGGCAACTGGAGCGGCTACGTGGAGATGGGCTCCGGCGACGGCCACCGCGGCCTGCTGGAGATAAACGACTCCCGGATCAGCGCCTGGAACCTGGACGGAGCCAGTGATGAGGCTGCGCTGGGAAATTTGCTTTCGTGGACCCAGGGAAAGTTTGCCGCCGAGCATGTTTAA
- a CDS encoding transposase — translation MTFLKEISQRHPTEYIIMFLDGASWHQAHHLSVPVNIRLSILPPDSPELNPTEHLWDEIREKWFPNRVFNSLAAVEDTLVDSLVTLENDHKSVKGLIGFDWIIDNISNAF, via the coding sequence ATAACCTTTCTGAAAGAAATATCCCAGCGGCATCCGACAGAGTATATCATCATGTTCCTCGACGGCGCCAGTTGGCATCAAGCACACCACCTGTCCGTTCCTGTTAATATCCGACTTTCCATTTTACCGCCAGATAGTCCCGAATTGAATCCAACCGAACATCTCTGGGATGAAATTCGAGAAAAATGGTTTCCTAACCGGGTATTCAATAGTCTGGCTGCGGTGGAAGATACTCTGGTTGATTCCCTGGTTACTTTGGAAAACGATCACAAAAGCGTCAAAGGTTTAATCGGCTTTGATTGGATTATTGATAATATATCGAATGCATTTTAG
- a CDS encoding transposase — translation MKTLLLRSESGYSYGHRSSRKLERALYHNVSFIWLMGGLTPDHKTIACFRKENRLALKNVLKQCARLCIKLKLIDGNTLFVDGSKIRGNASINNTWTKEKCAKYLVRIDARIEEILRESETVDSREQDSPSPVQMAEELADKEKLRAKIQRVLNELETTGAESVNSTDRECVKVKGRQGTHAGYNGQIVVECLR, via the coding sequence TTGAAAACGCTGCTCTTGCGAAGCGAAAGCGGGTATTCGTACGGGCACCGCAGTTCGCGCAAGCTGGAACGGGCGTTATACCATAATGTTTCGTTTATCTGGCTGATGGGCGGGCTGACCCCGGATCACAAGACCATTGCGTGCTTTCGCAAAGAGAACCGGCTAGCGCTGAAGAATGTATTGAAGCAGTGCGCCCGTCTCTGCATCAAGCTGAAACTGATTGACGGCAACACCCTGTTTGTCGACGGCAGTAAAATCAGGGGCAATGCGTCCATCAATAACACTTGGACGAAAGAAAAGTGCGCCAAATATCTGGTCCGGATCGATGCCCGGATAGAGGAAATCCTGCGGGAAAGTGAAACCGTTGACAGTCGGGAGCAAGACAGCCCGTCGCCGGTACAAATGGCTGAAGAACTGGCCGACAAGGAAAAGCTGAGAGCCAAGATCCAACGGGTTCTGAACGAATTAGAAACTACCGGGGCTGAATCGGTCAATTCCACCGACCGCGAATGCGTCAAGGTGAAAGGCCGGCAGGGAACCCACGCCGGATATAACGGGCAAATAGTGGTGGAGTGCCTCCGCTGA